AAGAATTTGTGGTTCCAATCTCTGAAGAAGAAGTTTCTGTGAATAAGAATACCGTGGTAACTGGTGAAGTTGAAATTGAAAAACAAACTCACCAAGATACCGAAACTGTTTCTGAAACCACCCGTCGTGAAGAACTTGATGTTCAAGATGACACGGGTAAGGTCATCGATGACGATGCGAAGAAATAGTTTCCTATAAACCTGCCTTTCATTACAAAACGATCCGCCATTAGAAGCTTTTAATGGCGGATTTCTTTTTTTGTCTACCATTTACTATATGGGGAATTGAAAAAAGGAATAAGCGCGAAAATAAAAATTGACCAATAACCTTTAGTCAATCTTATCTAAACGACTCAGTCTTATCTGCTTGAGGATGAATAAGCAAA
This genomic stretch from Aerococcus mictus harbors:
- a CDS encoding DUF2382 domain-containing protein, encoding MNKNTVVTGEVEIEKQTHQDTETVSETTRREELDVQDDTGKVIDDDAKK